The sequence below is a genomic window from Trichosurus vulpecula isolate mTriVul1 chromosome 5, mTriVul1.pri, whole genome shotgun sequence.
ACTCATGGTAGTTTGGGCTTTTCTCCAGTCCCGGTATCCGCAACAGAGAGAGGAGTCTTTAAAACATATTGTTATCTCTTTACTTCAGACATTTATCCTTTGAAATAGAACATAaacagaaatcttgaaaatttGTATTTGTTAAGTTAGGTTGCTAACCCTGATTTTCAACCAAATCCCTTCCCCCATGCATATACACAGTGTTAGTTTTCACTGTATCTTGTTTCTTCcttaaataatatttacaaagtgttgCCATGAATATAAACACTACACAATTaacttaataaaatatataaataaggtAAATGCCCTTATGCCTAGTATGAATGCTAGAGGAGAGGAAATCTTTCCTTTATAATATTCCACAGATAACTCTCCTATGATGAAAGCTACTTTAGGAGGATTTTCCCCTCTGGAGTAGCGATTCTTAATCTCTTTGTGTGTCATGGCCTCCTCTGGTAGCCTCTTGGAGACTAATACTACTGTGGCTTGTTGCCTACATAATGAAGGAAAATGTTGTTCTGGGTTGAGCCTGATTCAGGTCATTCTCCTGGTAGTCTGTGTTTGATATtgaaacaaaatgagatactCTTAGTAAATCAACAATAAATGAAGAGAAATTTAATTAGCCATAGCAGAAAAAGGACATTCAATAAGTTTAGGCAATGAGGACACAGAGCTGATTCAGCTAAACAAAGCTCCCTTATCTAAGCTGTCTGCCATTGTCTATCAAGAGATGGTCCCCAGAGAGAGTCTCTGGAGATTCTCATGATTGTTTTATAATCAGGAGACAAAGAAATGATGTCAATGAAAGTGAGCCTTTAGTTACCCTGAGCCAATCAAGTTTCAAGGATGGTTTTAATACTTTTAGAGGAAGAGTGAACCTAACTTATATGTGAAGAAGAGTTAGGATATTGATCCCACCacaaatgctaaatttcaattagaggttagtaaaaataaagatgtaattttttttaattttccaaacTCATAGAAGCCCTagaatctatccatggacctttAGGGAATCTGTGAACATCAGGTAAAGAACCCCTGCTattaagtataaaaatataataacagGAATCTTAAAATCCAGACACAACTTTCCCCCTAATAATCGAAAGCTGGTTACAAATAGGTTGGTACATGAacattttcatgttgttttttccccctcactCAACAAAAGGATAAATTTATCTGTAAGTACATTTGTCAGCGTTTGTCAAGAGAATGAATGCGATGGGTATCACTAAAATATTATCAGTGACCCACAAGTGAAATGCTCTATGATTATAACTTTGattgatttgttgattctgctatGTTATAAGCATCAGAGATGAAGATTTGGGAAATGTACTGCATGTTCTCCATAACTTAGGGTGAGTCCCTCATCGAGAGAATCCAGTCCTAAATGAGGTGTTGTTGAAAGGAGAAGCTATACTTCTCTCATCCCTCTCCTGGAGGTGACAAACCTCAGAAACAAGAACCTATAGGCACAGAACTGAGAGAATCTTCTTCCAATCCTAGGCTAaggatctcttccttttcttagaGGGCACAGTAGCATCTCAGCTGAAAGAGCCCACTATTCtaacagcaatgctacttgctgctactgtggctgtgtaaggccaataacaccagcacacaggagggctgctagcacaggttctttgatttgcttttctaaggaaagcaactttaagggcttaaTAATCTCATTTTAGGGAGTtcattcccacagcagtggtagtGCGCATGActttgggccagcccttgttctgagctcccgggctgaacctagatttAGCATGGCAGAAGAAGATATTAGTGGAGAAGACTATCCAACAGAAATTCATGACTATCTGTCAGCTTTTGAGAATTCCCTTCATTCTGTGGATGAAATGCTGAAGACCATGATGTTAGTTTCTAGAAATGAGTTATTACAAAAGTTGGACCCACTTGAACAGGCCAAGTTGGATTTAGTTTCTGCTTATACATTGAATTCAATGTTTTGGGTTTACTTGGCCACTCAAGGAGTTAATCCCAAGGAACATCCAGTAAAGCAGGAAATAGATGGAATAagaatatatataaacagagTCAAAGAAATTACAGACAAGAAAATGGCTGCCAAACTGGATAAAGGAGCTGCTTCAAGATTTGTAAGAAATGCTCTCTGGGAAGCCAAACCAGAAAAAGGATCAAAGTCctcaaataaaggaaaaaggaaaaagtgaatctttggttttgtttggtgAGTATTCAGAAGTCTTTGGCCCTATCCCTTCGAAATaggtagaaaatgaaagaagattATATTGAATTTTAACTGGAGAAGCTAGGTTTAAATATATGTTGGTATGACATTTTTCCTTGAAATTTGTTACATGATGTGTCCCCCCTCTCcaatattttaattgatttttctagttcttaaaaattttaaatttcatatccATATTTTGCTAAGTACTTACCTCTAAATTATTACATTTCAGCTCAGTGTTTTTTGTAAACGCATTTGCTATTATACTGCTTGTATAAATTACATGAATTCTGCAAGTGAAATTCAGTGTTATTAGTGCATCTCTTTTCAGTATTTGTGTTAAAGGATGAAATGACTAAATGTTTCTttatggtacagttattatggctatctcttttttgtttctagaaatcattgaccttttaaaaataagtaattgaaatatgatattaaaACTTAAAGGGTCATCTATAGTTTACGACTATTtgtcccaatgtccatttaaaaataaatggaaatgttATTTGAATAAGAGTTGATTTCATACTGAGTACTAGATTTTGAGTAAGAATCACAAATTCTTTGACCTGAAAAGAATTCCAGATGTCATCTACtttcaacatcctcattttatcgGTGAACAAACTGCAGCCCAGAAGTGACTTGTTCCTATTTCTTTACTCTAAAAGCTAGGGTTGTTATCTTTATTGTTTTAATGACTCTTTTGAGTAAGTTTTTTCGGATGATTCACTTATGATAGTTATCCCGCTCATAGGAATTGTGTTGCAGAGGTTCCTATGAATAGTTAATCGAAATTACCTGTTCTTGGTTCAAAATACTTAGACAGCTAttcaagctctctctctctctctctctctctctctctctctctctttccctctctctctctttagtgCTTTGTCTGTTCTTCCAGTTATGTTTTCTTAGGTTATATTATGGTAATAATTGCAAGTGTCTGTGTCAGGCAGAATCCAAACAGGGAGGTTACAGCATCCTTGTAATTTGTCTCATTTTCATGCAACATTTATTAGTGATAGTTCTGTATTGAATTTTTCAATATTTCATGAACTTTAAACCCGTGAACTTTGACTGTATATTTCCAATTAATGCAAATGTAAAAAACCCATGCCATCACATACAGGAATGCCAAGAACAGTAAAATACTTTAATTTTGAGAAAGAAGACGATATGATTTCTGTGTGATTAATTCTCCATATGTAACCTTGAATAAATGGATTTCTTGATTTATAGAAACAGATATTGGAAATGGTCTTAAAATGTAATggattttgtaaagcattttgggcTCTTTCTGTGACACGTGATGAGGAAAGCATTGATGGAGGTGCAAATTCTGTTCTGGCTATAATGTCAGATAATCTGAAGAGTGGAAGAACATTTATAACTATCGCATACTCTACCTGCAGCTTctctaataaaattattttctttaaaaaaaataatctcattttcattaaacatacatatatcattcactcagttcagggggaaaagtcagcaccctgaacttcagagcaaataccaacAGGAATtgaaagcagaaattatataaatagagcaaataaacacaaatcaacagacagggcttctagctgtctgaccaagacattacatacatagttaccaatgAGAGAAGCACcatcatctgggtttttcaaagctggggggctccttaacagctacccagagtctcatctggtcaaatcactcaacactctttcagtgagtgagccccaaaacaaaactccaacttcagatcttatatacccttctcagggtcagagggtgtcacaaccatgcaactcaaacctatgtgaactgggctttcttgtttctcaagcaggtcaaagactcttgattcaatcaaagaaacaaaagacaacaaaaaatttactttgcttgccattacatttgaaaggcaagactcatcaaaagtacTCAATTATCTCAgcatgctaaaagagaaaacaaaaaagtcccaccctaattaccataacactagTCCACTGAGCTTGAGGCTGGAGAAGGTACCTGAGTATTGACCCATCCACTGGGGATGTGTTCAATTGAATGACCTGCCAGCTTCAGGCTGGCAATAAACTCACCATATAGCCAGACAGGATGCCATACCTTGTGAAGAGCTGGCATGGCCTGGCGATGAAGTGATCCATCCATCCCACTGCCACATCTCGCAGTGAAGTTTATGAGGACTCTCTGGTggaaaaagaaatactgaagcCCTACTGTTCCAGAATTGTATGTTCCCTTGGCCATATATGTTCCTTAAACCTATGCCTCGCTCTCATTGTACTTTAAGTTTGTACCTACTCTCTGTGAGGATTCCATGTACATGGACTCTTGTGTGTTTGTGGGAGAGTGCAAACCAAGTTTTTCTTGGggatgttggggggaggggagatgctCTGTAATTACTGTTTTTGTGTCATTTGAGTAAATGAATTTCATAAGCATTAGTTGAGTCTATTGgctgattgtttatgggaagccTACTGGTGGGTGCTCATAAACTATTGTGTTAGGATTAAGAATCCACTGGATTAACCCTTGAACCTGAGGTAGCAGCTCCTATGGGGATCCAATTTGCCAGTGAGAGTGCCAGTTTGGGAGAGTACTCCAGAAAGGGTCTttgcaaaaagcaaaaacaaaaataaacctaaataataataactaatatctGTCTAGATCTAGAACATCAGGGTTTACAGAACACATTATATGTATTATCTATTCCATTTGATTCTTGCAATAGTGTAGTGATGTAGGCAATATaggaattatccccattttacagatgaggaaactgaaacaaaaagtAGTTGTGGCTTGTCTACAATTCAAAATCCATGCTTTTCCCTCTATATCACCCTACTATAGGTGATAATTGCATCTGTGAGAATGGGAGAATGGGTGTgattttaaagagggaaaaatagatgGCGATGAACTGAGGCTTAAAAAGAagaggagtggaggggagggaatgggCCCTATGGAATTTCAAAAGCATGTAGACCTGTGCTTGGTCCTATGttctttaacatttttctcagtgacttggataaaggaataGATGATATTCTCATTAAATTTGGAGATGATGCAAGATTCACAGTAAGAATCCAAAAAGAGCTTGAGAGGCCAGAGGATTGGGCTgaatataataagatgaaattcaatagagataaatataaagcatTATCCCTGGGAACAAAAACAATCATCTTCACAAGTTGTTCTGGAAAACATCTGGGGATTGTAATGGTTTAAAAGCTCAATAtgaagatatacaggcaatggggtatagaaatctatcttgccctacaagaaagtaaggggaaaagggataggggggcggggggagtggggtgatagaagggaagacagactgcgaaaggggcaatcagaatttatgccatcttaggatgagggggagagtagaaatggggagaaaatttataattcaaaatcttgtgaaaatcaatgttgaaaactaaaaatattaaataagaaataaaattagaaaaaagaaacaaagaaaaaataaaaataaaaaaatttaaataaaagctCCATATGATTTAGAAATATTATGTAGCAGCCCAGAAAACCAATGGGCTCCActaaatgtatgtgtatgggaGGCGGGGTAGCTTCCAGAAATAGAGAAGTAATAGTCCCGTTGTATTCTGCCCTCACTAGATTTCATCTCAAATTTTGTGGTCAGTTCTGGGAACTTAAGAAGGATAACAACAAACTGTAGAGTGTCCAGTGGAGGAAACACATtatggtgaaaggccttgagttcaTTACATATGAGGACTGAATGAAGGTCAGGATTAGCCTGGAGAAAATAAgactttttgggggggtgggggggaggtgaaaggcagggatatgataactgtcttcagtCAGACTGCTGTCATATGAAAGGGAGGTTAGACTTACTCTATTTGGGGCAAGTAGGGGCAAACCAAAAATAATAGGTGGAAACTGCTGAGACAAATTTAAACTTGACATCAGGAAATCTTCCTGAAAATTAGAGATAACTAAAAGTAGAATGACCTTCCTCGATGAGTActtcttggaggtcttcaggcagaggtcAGATCACCACTTGTCAAATACATAACAGTCAGGATACCTTTCATACATGGGAATTCTGCAATTCTGTGAGTtagggagcaaaaaaaaaaacatctgttgaagggaacaaaaaaaaagaatcaataaatgaTATGTCAGATCAAATTACTTTTTCTCAAACATCATCATTTGGATACTACTTACTACTCCTTCCCCCTTCTAGATGTTTTCTCCCCTCTAGGTTTTTATAACGCTACAACTTTATTTCTCCTCTTGTGTTATCATTTCTTCCCAATCTCCTTTGTTGTGTCATGATTCAGCCCACCAGTccatccaccaccacccccagctttgaatgAATGTAGCCCAAGGTTCCATTCTGAGCCcacctctatctttctctgtctctgtttgtctctgtctctctctgtctgtgtctctctctgtctcttggtctctgtctctctctgtctctgtctctctctccctcctcttgttcctcctcatcttcctcctcggCTCACATGAGTATAGTTATCTTCCCTATGCAAAGTAGGACTAGACCTGAGATTTcgttggtatagggaactttctCTATCATTGCAAGTCAGTACCTTCCCTGCAACTCATGGTTGTGAGAGAGTTGCCtaaggcagtggtgtcaaactcaaatagaaatgggaccaATAATTTCCACTTAGGGATTCTTGTAACttagtttatgtagtattaatgtgatcagagatcttccccacccattcaataggcctcgagtggggctaggtgggaaagcttgattatatctttgcaagttggcctaaagcctctacttacttGGTGCTAAGCAGAttgggtatgaagccctcagggtcctaaggggagttgctaagaccagagccaatggtatgtgcactgagttatagtcaatcatgaattcagccaatcagagacctgagttctagccaatcagatgccagctaggactgtatataaggagaggccagagagaaccagaattgaagaaggacagaactgagagcagcaaaattgagaagcagacatcaagaagacattgaggcagcagacattgagagagagccagcatcaagagagactgcagagcagagagtgcagaacaagagagttgcagagatcaaagagctgaaaATCTACAGCATCATGAGATTAGAGAACTGAGAATTGAGAGAATctaggagactgcaaggactctgagaactgcaagggctttcagaacttcggagaggatgcaggcaagcagacaggattcatgaatgattgtttatgggaaggccctagcaggggggaaggttacaggatgacttggttccttgctataatattgtgttataactTCCTTATTGCTACATTgatgtgggcttactggttttggaatataattactgctatatcaaattgaagtcattggtcttgggattttatcctctggcgtctaaataaatattctgcttcctctgccttctacctagagagtttttcatactttgcaatttcAAACCATACAGGTGTGTTATGGTCATCCTCAAGggcatgaatcttgccttactgatatagtttATTGActcttaaaatgtaatgttatgtgtgttttattgtatttttatttattttgttgaatattttccaattacatttttatctagttcaggccacactcaggagtgttgctggctgtgtgatcaaCACTTCCGGCTTAGaacactaagagattaagtgtcttgcccagggtcacacagccagtatatgtctgTAGTAGACATGAATCGATATCTTCCTGGCATCAAGGTGATCTCTATTTCCCCTATGCCATAGTGCAGATGGCTTTCAAATCTACATCCACATTCAGCCctcatctttctcctgagctccaattcTGCATCACCAACTGGCTGTGGGACATCTTCACTTTTAGGTCCCAAAGGTGCCTCACAttaaacaaaacagaactcattatcttcccacccctctcctaactttcctatttctatcaaTGGCACTATCAcctttccagtcatccaggttcacaagCAGGTTCAAAGTCATCTTCAGCTAACTAGCTGCTACAACACAGATGTCAACAAATTTGACCAAGTCACTCCCTGAAGTGAGAAACTTCAGTGattcctattgcctttaggataaaatacaaatctatctggcatttaaaatcctccaCAATTTAATTCTAAGCTCTCTTTAAAGACTCATCTCAcattccccctcccacctccatacagtctacattccagtcaaactggcctatttgctttTCAACATGCCCAATGTTCCATCTTCCTGTTATGTGTGCAGGATGACCGTTATACCTAGAATATTCTTCCTTACTTCTACTTCTTAGAATACCTAGCTCCCTTCAGagcccagctcagatgccacctaaTAGCCAATGCCTTTCCTGATCTGtcttcttcttccccacccaacacacacacacacacacacacacacacacacacacacacacactcatataccaGTTGTTAGTGCTCTTCCTCTCCTTGGAACTGATTTGCGTTTACTTTGTACATAATTTATATATCTTTATCTGTATATGTGATATAtctcctatagaatgtaagctccctgagggcaaggcctggttcatttttgtttttgtatccctagcccccagcaccagtgcctggtacatattaaaTGCCTAATGAATACTCATGGGTTTAAACTGAGTGCCATGATAGTGAAGCATCCCAGAAACTAAGAAAGAATAGTTGTACTCACATTACTGATGAGTCTATTAGTAACACTGGTAATGACTAGCGcttaggcaggggtggggaacctgtggcctcaaggccacaagtggccctctaggtcctcacgtgagtccaagttttacagaacaaatccttttattaaggggatttgttctgtgaggtttggattcagtcaaagggctatacttgaggacccagaagttccccacccctctgGTTCAGAGCATGCAAAGAGTATTCAACTGAACAAATTCAGCCTTTAGGGGCTACCTCAGTAGAAACATAGGGGCAGGGTAACTGtgtcttattttttccctcttaatatatatatatatatatatatatatatatatatatttgagatttAGGTATTTTGAGGCAAATTTGGTCTGAATACACAATATTTGTAGAGATTCAAAGACTtttttatatagttttctttcttttctcccaaagAGATCTGGGCAAAACAATACTCAGTGGGTATCTGCTTAAGGCAAATGTGGGCAATGGATTTATGTTGTTTAATCTAGGATTTTGTTTCATGATCCATGCCATTTGTCTACATAGTTGTAAGAACTAATAAGgtcatatatgtgaaaatatttcaCAACTAAATAGAAGTGTTAGTTTTTGTGGTTACTATTATCATATATaacaatcaataatcatttattaagtgactactgttaCAGGCATAGTAGTAGAAActagaaatgcaaaaacaaagaacagtctttgttctcaaggaacttacattcttataCGGGacataacatatacatatgtacatatatctttaACATCATTGGATGTTCCTGTGGAACAGGTCTGGGCTATATCCTTTCCAGTCCATGCCTCTGTTTTCCCTGGGATTAGAGGAGAGGCTGTTGGTAGTGGTTTAtgttggaatctttttttgtcaGCCACCTCCCCTTCTCTAAGGAGATTTAATCAGTCACACACTTTTAAAAGGTGaaataaatgttataaatattgtctcctcCTTTTCAGTGTTATAGAGTTTGTATCAAGTTATGAAATTTTATCAGATGGAGCTTATATCAAATGAAAATTTATGAATGTAATTACAATGTCTCAGAGTTCCCAGTTAGGAAAATTTCTAACCCTAAGGCAGAGGTGTGCCTCTCTGCCATAATTTAAATTTAGTTTATCTCTAGCTAATCCCTTTTCTCTTGATGTCTGAATGAAAAATTGAGATAGAGAACATGtttaggaaaagaagagatcAGGGTGTATTACCATGCCTGTAATAAAGGAGGCACAGGAGGGACAGTTGGGGAAAGAATAGACATTTTTGGAACTTTCCTCAGTCCTTAAAGAGGTGAGCACAAATCTACAGTTTCATCCTGAGTCTTCAGCTCTGAGATGCTGATAAGAAGATGAGGGCtctttttgattttttcccctttctatcaAAATTCAGTCTTTACTGCGTTAGGGCAAAGTATAACCTCTTTTTGTTAAATGCTCAatggctttcttttttaatataatatttttattgcttCCAAGTGTTTCATTTCATCCCAAAATTGAACCAAGAGAGTGCTGGTGTTGGGCCTGCCTTCGACATTCACATATATAACTTACACAGCTATGACCCTAGATCAGGTACTCATCAACTCTCACCTGGATTTTTGCAATAGTCTGCTAATTGACTTCCCTACTTTAAATCCCCCTCCTCTTCTATCTGTCATACACATAGTCACCAAGGCGATTTTCCTGAATTGCAGATCTGACTATACCATTCCCTTGTCAGCAAACTTGAATGGCCCCCTATTACTTCAAGAAGCAAATACATATTCTATTTAGCATTTAACATTCATCACACCCTAACTCTAATCTTCCTTTCCggcattattatatatttatatggatgCACCACAATCCAATCAAACTAACCTTATTTCGCCTCCTTCATGTATGACACTATATCGCCTATCTTTTTGCTTCTTATTTATTGTTCCTTCCTAGAATGAACTTCCTCCACTTCTTAGATTCTCTGGtctcctttaaggctcagctcaaactcTGCTTTCTACTGGAAGCTTTTTATGACTCCCCTTAACGGGGTATCTTCCATCCAGAATTAGCTTGTATCTATTCTGTATTTcgtatatacctatgtatgtgcatgttgtttcccttgactagaatgtcagctccttagGGATAGGCACAATTTCACTTTTATCACTATGTACCCAGTGTTCCGCATAGCGCCTTGTATATAGTtgatgcttaattaatgtttgttggttgatttttCTAGACCCATATTTTCTCTACTCACTTCCCCAATATGCTCATCTTAATTTTTACTTCATTTACT
It includes:
- the LOC118852109 gene encoding nuclear nucleic acid-binding protein C1D-like; translation: MAEEDISGEDYPTEIHDYLSAFENSLHSVDEMLKTMMLVSRNELLQKLDPLEQAKLDLVSAYTLNSMFWVYLATQGVNPKEHPVKQEIDGIRIYINRVKEITDKKMAAKLDKGAASRFVRNALWEAKPEKGSKSSNKGKRKK